The sequence GGATGGTTCTTCCaattttttctacttttttaTCTGAATATCATTGTACTTGTGTACCCCTAGATTACCTGTAGAGATGAGGAAATTGCACCATTCGTTGCGGGAGTGAAGCGGAATTACATTTTCGGTGGAATTTGCTGTATTGCAGCAAATGCTTCCATCAAGGTTTGCAAATGTACCTCTTCTCAGAACATTTGCTTGAGTGAACTGTTAATGGATTTATTTCGAAGCATGACTTACCATTCTTCTGGTTTAGCATATGGACGTGCCTAGTTCTATTCCTTGTCCACAGTTTTAATAGGGAAACACAACATGTTTTTAGGCTTTGGCTGACATGAAATCCATCAACCTTTTTGGGGTTCAGCAAATATGTCGGAATTCAATTGCATTGGAACAGGTAAACTTTATACCAGTAGATATTTTTCCGTCCTTCCTAGCTATATTATTTTCTgtgttttcttgattttgtgATGTAAGGTATTAGCATTGATCTAAGGTATTAGCATGTGTTTAGACCGACAAAAGCCCCTCTTTCTAGTGAGCTACATATTTCTGTGACCAAACCAGAAGAACAGGAGTATGATGCTATTCTTTTATTATATGTAAAGCATATTCTTCTGACCTTAATTGAGCCTTCCTAGATTACTTTTGTGACCAAATTGATATCTTCGTCATGCAATTTTGGTATCTGGAATGGTGCACTATGTCTGTAGGCGATTACGAGGGGTAAGGATAATGAATAGGTGGTGAGCCTATGAAGTTTGCTTAAGGATGAAAATGAATTAAGTTTCGGCTTTGTCTTTCAGGTACTAGGTAGATAGTTGTTATAATTTGATGTTAGACAGACCAGTTTTCGATTTTCATTCTATTGTAATGCAATAATAATATCAGGTATCTTGTTGACCCAGGCGAATGCAATTCACTCTAGAATGGGAGCTTCGTACACTGATTTtgctaataattttttttgtatttggaaGGATACATTATTTAGGTTAGTAGATAAATAGGATTGGTATCCCTTCAATCCTACCTGCCAATCTCTTAGCCAAGGCTTGTGAGGAGCACTTTCCCTTCAACATTATACCTTGATGGAGTTGTTTTCATCTAAATGGCATTGGTGTGACGCTGAGAGTTTTTGTACAAGCAATTAAACATAGTGGGATTTTACTATGCATGAATGAAAGTTGAAACATTCCTCGTTCTTGGAATCAAGTATGTTGTTTCTGATAAAACCAAACATATTTCACAATGATTTCATACAGGCCCTGGCAGCTATCCCATCAATTGACGGTGAAGCAGTACAGCAAAGATTGGATAATGTCCGTTCGTATTATGAACTATTGAACATGCCATATGAGGCAAGTCTTCTGAACATTAAATTACTGGAGTTTAAGCACCCCTGTATTCCCATAAACGTCAGTCTTGCCTTCCTGTTTTGCAGGCCTTGCTTGCGTTCATCACAGAGCATGAGCACTTGTTTTCAGCAACAGAGTACGCTTCTCTTACTGTCTGACCCGTTTCCTTAACTGTAGTTGGATGTTAATTCACTAGATAACTGCTCCATCCTCCTTTCAGGTACGCTAATCTTCTAAAGGTTCAGGTACCAGGAAGGGATATTCCTCCTGGTGAACAAGATCGAATTGCAAAGATTTTATCTAGGTAGTTTTGTCGATTGGTAGACTATAAATTCATAGAATGATGAATGCTGTAGCAGATGCAGAATCGAATTCCGCTGATGTCGGCCATTCAACATTTCTCACACCCTGATGGGGTAAATTTTGCGTTGAATTGTAAGTGTAATTGCTCTGTTATTTATCATTTGtgttgtgaaaaataaaaaaacacagtTAGTGTTGTTTGTAATGTAATGTAAGCAATCTCACCGACTGTTTAAGCATTCTCACAGCTGTTACCTTCTTTTTATTCCTATTATCTGACAGAATTGAAAAGGTATGCTGTATGCATTCAAACTAGCAATGGTTGCTTGTGGTATCTGGATTTCCCTCTTTACACTTGTAGAGCATGATAATCCTCGTATCGCATGATGAATCTAGGACAGATCGGTCTCAAAAGTCTTGAGAGTAGATTAAAGACTTCTTTAGTAAacgttattacattgtcttcTTTAGAAACAGCGAAGACGAGACATGTTTCTCTTTAGGATGGTCGAGCACATAAACATAGGACGGAAAGAGACTTGGGGTCCAACAGCTCGCTCCAATTCGAGAGGTCCAAGGGTATGAGAAGAGACCAACCTGCCCCAAGAAGAAGCCCGGATAGCAGGAGCCGGTAGGAGCCCACACTTGGTTGAAAGCCAGAACTTGGGCCAGACGAAGAAGAGGCCTTAATGGGGGATGGTCAGTAACTTAGACACTTAGTCCATGGGTAGGCCATAAAAGAGAGCCCACTTGAAGCTTGGGGTACAGATGTGCAGGGATCGTACACGGCCCAAGAACCGCACCCAACCCAATGTTAGTCAAAATCATCTGACTCCCAATATAAAGACAGACTCCCAATATAAAGAAATTATGCCCAAGGAACTCTTTGGGGGGTCGAGCCCAGTATTAAACCCAGAACGATGCAGGGCTGCAAGGGAAAGCCCAAAGGAAGGGCCCACCAAGCCCAACACCAATACCAGCAAGCAGCAGGCATCAGCCAGCCGATCCCAAGCTGCATTGTCAATGTCATCAGCTAGCATCACAAAACTTCAACAGGGCTGCGACAGAATAGCCACAGGCAGAAAACTAGTAGATCATCCAAACGCTAATTCATAACTCTTAAATTCTAATACatcattttcaaaagaaaaagaaaaaaaaacaatgattcAACCAGATTTTTCAAGGGAATTGTAGTTAAAATTGTAACtaacaaaacaattatatccCTTCACAGGACTGCTTTCTCAATCTCCAACAATATTCAAACATCATGGAAGGGGGTTTTTGAACAGCAGAAATGGGACCATCGAAAATAATAAATAAGGTTCAAGTAGAATGCCAGAAAGCCGAGGAACAACCTCATTTTCggtaccttggtctattcactgaGATGTGCATGCTTAATGCTTTTGTTCAATCAACATGAGCCATTCAtatatttcaaaaattagaTTTCTAGAACAAAAACAACAGGAGATAGAATAATTAACAAACAAGACTTACTCACAAAGTCACAGCATAGACAAGACCGGTATGTTGAGGAAGTAGATTCTCCACATTCAATACAAATAAAACAGCAAGAATCATTAGCATCGAGAAGAAACTAAGAAGATTCAGGCGAAAAATAGTTAAACCTCAGATATCCCGTCAGATTCACCGCAAAATTTGACAAGTTTCACTTTCCCTTGAAAAATATCAAGCAGTTGCGGCACCTGCTCCTGGTATGTAACCACAAATCTATCCCGAAATCTTGTATCAGAAATAGTTAACAAAGATGACAAAGCAGGTTTTTTCATGATTAACCCTTTATTAAGCAAAATTTCGATCACTGAACTCCTAGGGATTATCCTCTTCTCCATACTCAAACCCAGAACACATGGTAATTTAGCAACAGCTGCAGGAGGCCAACCAAGTTTGTTTACAAAAAAATCCATTTTTCTTGTAATATTCTTCTCGGAATAATCCATACATTTTGGAAAGCTTCTAAAAGCTGAGAGGAACTCATCTTCCGACCAACCCAACCTCCTGTAAATCTCCGATTTACGTATCCATGACTCTCTAGTTATCGAACAAAGTGTACTAAGTGCATCGACAAAACTAGTTCTTGAAGggtcaaatccaaatcccacAACCTTTTCGACCTCTCTATTAAACTTTTCGTCACTGCTACACAGTACACTGGGATGATAGGTAAGCAGGAACGTAATCGATGATTTGGGAACTCCAAGccgttgcaaggttgagatgtTGTGAGCAAGAAACATAGACTTGCCACGGACAAAACTTTTACACTTCAAAACACTGAGAATCTTGTCATCATCTTTGAGATAGTTCTTCAAGGTATTATAAAAGGGGATGATTTTCTCATCCAGGCTACGCTCCAAGATATTCCCCCCAAAAGAGACAACATCTGCCAGATCGCTTCCTGAAACACCTATCGACCTAAGAAACTCGAGTTTGGGCAAGATTCTCTTCTCTGGGTCAGCTACAAGCACAGTTGGGAACGACCTGACGAGTTTTAAGAGATGCTTATCGGTGAGTCCATTATTTCTGAGACATTGAACGACACAATCTGGTCTTTCAGAATTCTCAAAATGGACTCTCGTCGACAAGAATTTAGCAGTTTCTAAGGGAAATCCGAATGTATTTACGAGGTAACACACAGTAAATGGCGGAGTTTTATCTTCCTGGCAAGCTATTGAATTCTTCTCATTACTCGACGAAAACGATTTGATGACAGTAAAAGGTTGATGGTTGTTCAAGAATCTCGAATGGGCAGTCGAATATCTTAATGGAAGTAGGAGTAATTGCAGCCTTTTGGTCCATTGATAGCTGAACATAGTGAGACAGAATGGATGAATAACAGAAAGAACTCACCTAGAGATCACCACCAATCTCCGCTGGTGCTTCCCGACGGCACTCTTTACGCCAATCTGATGAAAGGGTTTTCTGCTGATTCTCGTCGGCTTCCAATCTCCGAGGACGGCGGTCCGATATTACCCTAATCATAGGTGGGGGAATCTCGAGTCActaaaacgacatcgttttttCCAGCACATTATTCTCGTTTgctaaaactattttttttttttgcattaacAATTTCATAAGCGTCTAAGAAATATCTTATAATATATGTAGGATActcttgtttttcaattttcatgaagaaaaaaaataattaaagaccATTTCTGTTTTTCTATTGCCCTAAATCTTTGAGTATCTAAAAGTTGGATTTATGACATGCCCCGAGTAAACAAAACTGATTTACCCTTTCTCCTATAAATTCATTTAGAGTGGGGTGTAAACCATAGGTTACGATCGATTTTTCTCACCGAATTTTTAGTATAAATTTAACCAATCAATCGATCGggcttattaaataaatatataaatttttttgataataattGCGAAATACATCTTAGTG is a genomic window of Tripterygium wilfordii isolate XIE 37 chromosome 16, ASM1340144v1, whole genome shotgun sequence containing:
- the LOC119980490 gene encoding uncharacterized protein LOC119980490, with amino-acid sequence MFSYQWTKRLQLLLLPLRYSTAHSRFLNNHQPFTVIKSFSSSNEKNSIACQEDKTPPFTVCYLVNTFGFPLETAKFLSTRVHFENSERPDCVVQCLRNNGLTDKHLLKLVRSFPTVLVADPEKRILPKLEFLRSIGVSGSDLADVVSFGGNILERSLDEKIIPFYNTLKNYLKDDDKILSVLKCKSFVRGKSMFLAHNISTLQRLGVPKSSITFLLTYHPSVLCSSDEKFNREVEKVVGFGFDPSRTSFVDALSTLCSITRESWIRKSEIYRRLGWSEDEFLSAFRSFPKCMDYSEKNITRKMDFFVNKLGWPPAAVAKLPCVLGLSMEKRIIPRSSVIEILLNKGLIMKKPALSSLLTISDTRFRDRFVVTYQEQVPQLLDIFQGKVKLVKFCGESDGISEV